A segment of the Yersinia rochesterensis genome:
CCCGAAAGGGACGGCAGCGAAGCGGCGACTGTCTAGTCAACTCCGCGGCGGATTATAGTCACATTACTGTTGAATGTCATCTTCCGCTTGCATTTGGCTGTCATCTTGCTGTTCAAGTGCATACTTATAAAGCGCATTCTTTTTCACGCCGTGGATTTCTGCGGCTAAAGCGGCAGCTTTTTTCAGCGGTAACTCTTTTTGCAACAACGCCAGAGTACGCAAGGCGGCGGCAGGCAGAGCATCATCCGCCTGTACTTTATGGCCTTCGACAATCAAGACCATTTCGCCACGGCGTCGGGTTTCTTCTTCCTGAACCCACGCCAGTAACTCGCCAACAGGCGCGCCGTGGATAGACTCCCAAGTTTTGGTGAGTTCTCTAGCCAGTACCACATAGCGTTGTGGGCCAAGTACAGTTACCATGTCCTGTAAACTTTCTAACAAGCGATGGGTTGATTCGTAGAAGATTAGGGTTCGAGGTTCCTCAATCAGCGCTTGCAGAGTATCCTTACGTCCTTTGGTTTTCGCAGGCAAGAAGCCTTCGTAGCAAAAACGGTCTGAGGCAATACCGGCGGCGGAGAGGGCTGTAATCGCCGCACATGCGCCCGGTAATGGCACAACTCTGATGCCAGCTTCACGGCAACGGCGCACTAAATGGTAGCCCGGATCGTTAATCAGTGGCGTGCCTGCATCTGAAACCAGTGCAATACTCTGGCCGGCTTGCAGTTTCGCCAGTAAATGATCGGCTTTTTGTTGTTCGTTATGGTCATGAAGTGCAAATAGGCGGGCGTTGATCGCGAAATGTTGTAACAGCAACCCTGTATGACGTGTATCTTCTGCCGCAATCAAATCAACGCCTTTCAGTACCTCTAACGCCCGATGGGTTATATCCCCTAAATTACCGATTGGGGTAGGTACCACATAAAGCGTAGATGCAGAAATCACTGCTCGATCGTGTTGATTCATTGTTTCATCCGAATTACCGATTTAATATTGAGCATCTTGAAAAAAACATCACTGGATACAGTATGCTTTCCTCAACATTCGTTCGTTCCAAAGCAGGGCTAGTCCCTGTTGTGTTGGCTGCTTTGATACTGGCAGCTTGTTCAGGCAGAGCACCACAGACGCCGCCCGCCAATATACAGGACGAAGCAAGCGCTAACTCTGACTATTATCTGCAACAGTTGCAACAGAGCAGT
Coding sequences within it:
- the rsmI gene encoding 16S rRNA (cytidine(1402)-2'-O)-methyltransferase; its protein translation is MNQHDRAVISASTLYVVPTPIGNLGDITHRALEVLKGVDLIAAEDTRHTGLLLQHFAINARLFALHDHNEQQKADHLLAKLQAGQSIALVSDAGTPLINDPGYHLVRRCREAGIRVVPLPGACAAITALSAAGIASDRFCYEGFLPAKTKGRKDTLQALIEEPRTLIFYESTHRLLESLQDMVTVLGPQRYVVLARELTKTWESIHGAPVGELLAWVQEEETRRRGEMVLIVEGHKVQADDALPAAALRTLALLQKELPLKKAAALAAEIHGVKKNALYKYALEQQDDSQMQAEDDIQQ